A genomic stretch from Vicia villosa cultivar HV-30 ecotype Madison, WI unplaced genomic scaffold, Vvil1.0 ctg.002954F_1_1, whole genome shotgun sequence includes:
- the LOC131640130 gene encoding flavonol synthase/flavanone 3-hydroxylase-like, with translation MADVYSSYILSTENRPNFSTFVEVDKIPIIDLSQTSQENLISEIRKACEEWGFFHVINHGVPSDLINKVANETKKFFGLSMEEKKKLRRDAINATGYHDAEHTNLTRDWKEVYDCLIYDGIQVPCTDDPNDSDLWTLTNHWPQSLPHFRETMKEYGGEVEKLSFKLLELISLSLGLAGDKFFDCHKNQLSLVRLNYYPPCPFPDMALGIGPHKDPCVLTILAQDDTGGLQVKKNSVGGWVNIKPVPGALVVNLGDVFQVWSNDKYDSAVHRAVVSSEKERYSYPFFFFPGHHVMVQPAEELVSEKNPTKYKPYNFGKYYANRTHHDFNKEEVAGKEIYDFKTSD, from the exons ATGGCAGACGTATATTCATCTTACATACTATCCACAGAAAATCGTCCCAACTTCTCTACCTTTGTGGAAGTTGATAAAATTCCCATCATCGACCTCTCACAAACTAGCCAAGAAAATCTCATCTCAGAGATTCGCAAGGCGTGTGAGGAATGGGGATTTTTTCATGTAATCAATCATGGAGTTCCCTCTGATCTTATCAATAAGGTTGCTAATGAGACCAAAAAGTTTTTTGGTCTAAGTATGGAGGAAAAAAAGAAACTGAGAAGAGATGCTATTAATGCAACAGGATATCATGATGCCGAGCATACTAATCTGACCAGAGACTGGAAAGAGGTTTATGATTGTCTTATTTATGATGGAATACAAGTCCCTTGTACTGATGATCCAAATGACTCAGACCTATGGACTCTAACAAATCATTGGCCTCAATCCCTTCCACATTTTAG GGAAACAATGAAGGAATATGGCGGTGAAGTTGAAAAGCTATCTTTCAAGTTGTTGGAGTTAATTTCATTGAGCTTAGGCTTAGCTGGTGACAAATTCTTTGACTGCCACAAGAATCAACTAAGCCTTGTGAGGCTCAATTACTATCCTCCATGCCCTTTCCCTGATATGGCACTTGGAATTGGTCCTCACAAGGATCCTTGTGTCCTGACTATTCTTGCACAAGATGATACTGGAGGTTTACAAGTTAAGAAAAATTCAGTTGGTGGTTGGGTTAATATTAAACCTGTTCCTGGTGCATTGGTTGTCAATCTGGGTGATGTTTTTCAG GTTTGGAGCAATGACAAGTATGACAGTGCAGTACACAGGGCTGTAGTGAGCTCAGAGAAAGAAAGATATTCTTATCCATTCTTCTTTTTTCCAGGTCACCATGTTATGGTGCAGCCTGCAGAAGAGCTTGTGAGTGAGAAAAATCCTACAAAATACAAACCATACAACTTTGGAAAATATTACGCTAATAGAACCCACCATGATTTCAACAAAGAAGAGGTTGCGGGTAAAGAAATTTATGACTTCAAGACTTCGGATTAG